The following coding sequences lie in one Oncorhynchus masou masou isolate Uvic2021 chromosome 20, UVic_Omas_1.1, whole genome shotgun sequence genomic window:
- the LOC135506462 gene encoding putative uncharacterized protein DDB_G0282133 — translation MSISINSTYGNNNLDNCVSTINHNRAQNNNSCSHNNHSHSNDDYSCSHNNHAVGTKRRAEARKNKAAPTTTTAADTTRREVAKKNTAAPKTSPASRTTTSRATTPRTLQSTNNHSNNESCSQKTHRCTHNNHSVSHNNCSSSNNSFPYNNHIFSYSNHSCGYNNQIHPCSHNNNSFSHNNHSCSYNNHCSSNNNRRAGLNNHSCSNNNHSCTNNNHSFSHNNQSFSHNNHNFSHNNHSSYHNIHSLSQNNHSCSYNNKSCSNNNRSAGLNNHSCANNNHSCHNNNQSFSHSNHSCSYNNHCSSNNNRRLQLQPPQLQQQQQNLSHNNHSCSNNNKSCSNNNRSAGLNNNSCSNNNHSCTNYNHSLSHNNHGFSHNNHSCSNNNHSFSNNNHSFSHNNHRISHNNHSCSYNHHSCSNNNRSADLNNHSCSNNNHSCTNYNNSFSHNNHSFSHNNHIFSHNNHSFSHNNHIFYHNNHSCSYNNKSFSHNNQSFSHNNHNFSHNNHSSYHNIHSLSKNNHSCSYNNKSCSNNNRSAGLNNHSCSNNNHSCSNNNHHCSDNNKSCINNNRNAGLNKHSCSNDNHSCTNYNSFSHNNHSFSHNNHSFSHNNHSFSHNIHNFSHNNHSISHNKHRISHNSHNCSYNHHSCRNNNRSAGLDNHSCSNNNHSSTNFNNSLSHNNRSFSHNNHIFSHNNHSFSHNNHSLSHNNHSCSYNNKSCSNNSRSAGLNNHSCSNNNHSCTNYNNSFSHNNHSFSHNNHRIAHNNHSCSYNHHSCSNNNRSAGLNNHSCSNNHHSCTNYNKSFSFNNQSFSHNNHSFSHNNHSSYHNNCTNYNSFSHNNHSFSHNNHSFSHNNHSFSHNIHNFSHNNHSISHNKHRISHNSHNCSYNHHSCRNNNRSAGLDNHSCSNNNHSSTNFNNSLSHNNRSFSHNNHIFSHNNHSFSHNNHSLSHNNHSCSYNNKSCSNNIRSAGLNNHSCSNNNHSCTNYNNSFSHNNHSFSHNNHRIAHNNHSCSYNHHSCSNNNRSAGLNNHSCSNNHHSCTNYNKSFSFNNQSFSHNNHSFSHNNHSSYHNNSYHSNHSSYHNNHSVSHNNHSCSYNNRSAGLNNHSCSNNNHSCTNYNNSFSHNNHSFSHNNHSFSHNNHSFSNNNHSSYHNKHSCTNDNHSCTIDNHSFSHKKHSFSHNNHNCSYNHHSCSNNNRSAGLKNHSCSNNNYSCTNDNHSFSHNNSYPTTTTAYPNNHSCSYNNKSCSNNIRSAGLNNHSCSNNNHSCTNYNNSFSHNNHSFSHNNHRIAHNNHSCSYNHHSCSNNNRSAGLNNHSCSNNHHSCTNYNKSFSFNNQSFSHNNHSFSHNNHSSYHNNSYHSNHSSYHNNHSLSHNNHSCSYNNRSAGLNNHSCSNNNHSCTNYNNSFSHNNHSFSHNNHSFSHNNHSFSNNNHSSYHNNLSHNNHSCSYNNKSCSNNIRSAGLDNHSCSNNNHSSTNFNNSLSHNNRSFSHNNHIFSHNNHSFSHNNHSLSHNNHSCSYNNKSCSNNIRSAGLNNHSCSNNNHSCTNYNNSFSHNNHSFSHNNHRIAHNNHSCSYNHHSCSNNNRSAGLNNHSCSNNHHSCTNYNKSFSFNNQSFSHNNHSFSHNNHSSYHNNSYHSNHSSYHNNHSVSHNNHSCSYNNRSAGLNNHSCSNNNHSCTNYNNSFSHNNHSFSHNNHSFSHNNHSFSNNNHSSYHNNLSHNNHSCSYNNKSCSNNIRSAGLNNHSCSNNNHSCSNNNHSSTNFNNSLSHNNRSFSHNNHIFSHNNHSFSHNNHSLSHNNHSCSYNNKSCSNNIRSAGLNNHSCSNNNHSCTNYNNSFSHNNHSFSHNNHRISHNNHSCSYNHHSCSNNNRSAGLNNHSCSNNHHSCTNYNNSFSHNNHSFSHNNHSFSHNNHSFSNNNHSSYHNKHSCTNDNHSCTIDNHSFSHKNHSFSHNNHNCSYNHHSCRNNNRSAGLKNHSCSNNNYSCTNDNNSFSHNYIFSHNSHSCSDNIHCCSNNNRSAGLKNHSCSNNNHSCTNNNSFSHNNHSFSHNNHRISHNHSFSHNNRSYSYNIHCCSNNNRSAGLNNHSCTNNNHSCRNYNNSFSHNYIFSHNSHSCSDNIHCCSNNNRSAGLNDHSCSNSNHRFSHNNHSFSHNNHSVSHNNHSFSHNNHSVSHNNNSFSHNNHSFCHNNHRISHNHSFSHNNHSCSYNNNSCSNNNRSAGLNNHSCSINNQSFSHNKNSFSHNNHSFSHNNHSDSHNNHSFSHSNHRFSHNNHSFSHNSNIFSHNNHSFSHNNRSFSHINHSYSYNIHCCSNNNRIAATTTTAAATTTEVLASTTTAAPSTTTAEQTTTTAFSHNNHSVSHNNHSFSHNNHSYSYNIHCCSNNNRSAGLNNHSCTNNNHSYRNYNNSFSHNYIFSHNNHSCSHNIHCCSNNNRSAGLNDHSCSNSNHRFSLNNHSFSHNNHSVSHNNHSFSHNNHSVSHNNHSCSNNNHSCTSYKNSFSHNYIFSHNNHSCSDNNKSCRNNNRSAGLNDHSCSNSNHRFSQNNHSLSHNKNSFSHNNHSFSHNNHSLSHNKNSFSHNNHSFSHNNHSVSHNNHSFSNNNHSCSDNNKSCSNNNRSAGLNNHSCSNNNHSCTNDNHSFSHNNHSCSYNNKSCSNNNRSSDLNNHSCSNSNHRLSHSNHSFSHNNHSCSNNNHRFTHNNYIRLNKNSCSPNNHRNPNDIHSCSFDEYSCGYKKHSYTNDNHNSTYSDHRCYHNDLSFTIDNHSCTYCNNSFSHNNYRCNNNSCNNNSSSNNNRSPNNNTSCYYNNHSCTNDNHSSTYGDNCHYHNELRFTFDIHSCTYSNNSFSHNNHSCTNGNNIPSHNNNGSNNNSSSKNITSCTNNNHSSTYIDHRCFHTKLSFTFNNHNSNYSNSSFSHNNHSCTYCNNSFSHNNYRCNNNSCNNNNGFNNNSSSNNNRSLNNNTSCYYNKHSCTNDNHSSSYNDHSSSHNSHSIIFDYHCCCYCHHCRPQNDHSVCHNNHSYSHNKHS, via the exons ATGTCGATTTCCATCAACAGTACTTACGGCAACAACAATCTTGACAACTGTGTCAGCACAATCAACCACAACCGAGCCCAGAACAAcaacagctgctcccacaacaaccacagccacagCAATGACGActacagctgctcccacaacaaccacgcTGTGGGTACGAAAAGAAGAGCTGAGGCAAGAAAAAACAAAGCTgcacccacaacaaccacagctgcggATACGACGAGAAGAGAAGTCGCAAAAAAAAACACAGCTGCCCCCAAAACATCACCAGCTTCAAGAACAACAACATCACGGGCAACAACACCCAGAACCCTGCAATCAACAAACAATCACAGCAACAACGAAAGCTGTTCCCAAAAAACCCATAGATgcacccacaacaaccacagtgtCTCGCACAACAACTGCAGCAGCTCCAACAACAGCTTCCCCTACAACAACCACATATTCTCCTACAGCAACCACAGCTGCGGCTACAACAACCAAATTCATCC ctgctcccacaacaacaacagcttctcccacaacaaccacagttgCAGCTAcaacaaccactgctccagcaACAACAACCGAAGGGCTGGcctcaacaaccacagctgctccaacaacaaccacagctgcacaaacaacaaccacagcttctcccacaacaaccaaagcttctcccacaacaaccacaacttctcccacaacaaccacagctcctaccACAACATCCACAGCTTATCCCAAAACAACCACAGTTGCAGCTACAACAACAAGAGCTGCAGCAACAACAACCGAAGTGCTGGcctcaacaaccacagctgcgccaacaacaaccacagctgccacAACAACAACCAAAGCTTCTCCCACAGCAACCACAGTTGCAGCTAcaacaaccactgctccagcaACAACAACCGAAGG ttgcagctacaaccaccacagctgcagcaacaacaacagaa cttatcccacaacaaccacagttgcagcaacaacaacaagagCTGCAGCAACAACAACCGAAGTGCTGGCCTCAACAACAacagctgctccaacaacaaccacagctgcacaAACTACAACCACAGCTTATCCCACAACAACCACggcttctcccacaacaaccacagctgctccaacaacaaccacagcttctcaaataacaaccacagcttctctcacaacaaccacagaatctcccacaacaaccacagttgcagctacaaccaccacagctgcagcaacaacaacagaagtGCTGAcctcaacaaccacagctgctccaacaacaaccacagctgcacaAACTACAACaacagcttctcccacaacaaccacagcttctcccacaacaaccacatcttctcccacaacaaccacagcttctcccacaacaaccacatcttctaccacaacaaccacagttgCAGCTACAACAACAAGAG cttctcccacaacaaccaaagcttctcccacaacaaccacaacttctcccacaacaaccacagctcctaccACAACATCCACAGCTTATCCAAAAACAACCACAGTTGCAGCTACAACAACAAGAGCTGCAGCAACAACAACCGAAGTGCTGGcctcaacaaccacagctgctccaacaacaaccacagctgctccaacaacaaccaccattGCAGCGACAATAACAAGAGCTGCATCAACAACAACCGAAATGCTGGCCTCAACAAACACAGCTGCTCGAACGACAACCACAGTTGCACAAACTACaacagcttctcccacaacaaccacagcttctcccacaacaaccacagcttctcacacaacaaccacagcttctcccacaacatTCACAACTTCtcacacaacaaccacagcatCTCTCACAACAAACACAGAATCTCCCACAACAGCCACAATTGCAGCTACAACCACCACAGCTGCAGGAACAACAACCGAAGTGCTGGCCTcgacaaccacagctgctccaacaaTAACCACAGCTCCACAAACTTCAACAACAGCTTATCCCACAACAACCgcagcttctcccacaacaaccacatcttctcccacaacaaccacagcttctcccacaacaaccacagcttatcccacaacaaccacagttgCAGCTACAACAACAAGAGCTGCAGCAACAACAGCCGAAGTGCTGGcctcaacaaccacagctgctccaacaacaaccacagctgcacaAACTACAACaacagcttctcccacaacaaccacagcttctcccacaacaaccacagaatcgcccacaacaaccacagttgCAGCTACAACCACCACAGCTGCAGCAACAACAACCGAAGCGCTGGcctcaacaaccacagctgctccaacaacCACCACAGCTGCACAAACTACAACAAGAGCTTCTCCTTCAACAACCAgagcttctcccacaacaaccacagcttctcccacaacaaccacagctcctaccacaacaa TTGCACAAACTACaacagcttctcccacaacaaccacagcttctcccacaacaaccacagcttctcacacaacaaccacagcttctcccacaacatTCACAACTTCtcacacaacaaccacagcatCTCTCACAACAAACACAGAATCTCCCACAACAGCCACAATTGCAGCTACAACCACCACAGCTGCAGGAACAACAACCGAAGTGCTGGCCTcgacaaccacagctgctccaacaaTAACCACAGCTCCACAAACTTCAACAACAGCTTATCCCACAACAACCgcagcttctcccacaacaaccacatcttctcccacaacaaccacagcttctcccacaacaaccacagcttatcccacaacaaccacagttgCAGCTACAACAACAAGAGCTGCAGCAACAACATCCGAAGTGCTGGcctcaacaaccacagctgctccaacaacaaccacagctgcacaAACTACAACaacagcttctcccacaacaaccacagcttctcccacaacaaccacagaatcgcccacaacaaccacagttgCAGCTACAACCACCACAGCTGCAGCAACAACAACCGAAGCGCTGGcctcaacaaccacagctgctccaacaacCACCACAGCTGCACAAACTACAACAAGAGCTTCTCCTTCAACAACCAgagcttctcccacaacaaccacagcttctcccacaacaaccacagctcctaccacaacaa ctcctaccacagcaaccacagctcctaccacaacaaccacagcgtatcccacaacaaccacagttgCAGCTACAACAACCGAAGTGCTGGcctcaacaaccacagctgctccaacaacaaccacagctgcacaAACTACAACaacagcttctcccacaacaaccacagcttctcccacaacaaccacagcttctcccacaacaaccacagcttctccaacaacaaccacagctcctaccACAACAAGCACAGCTGCACAAACGATAACCACAGCTGCACAATCgacaaccacagcttctcccacaaAAAACACAgtttctcccacaacaaccacaattgCAGCTACAACCACCACAGCTGCAGCAACAACAACCGAAGTGCTGGCCTCAAgaaccacagctgctccaacaacaactacagctgcacAAACgacaaccacagcttctcccacaacaact cttatcccacaacaaccacagcttatCCCAACAACCACAGTTGCAGCTACAACAACAAGAGCTGCAGCAACAACATCCGAAGTGCTGGcctcaacaaccacagctgctccaacaacaaccacagctgcacaAACTACAACaacagcttctcccacaacaaccacagcttctcccacaacaaccacagaatcgcccacaacaaccacagttgCAGCTACAACCACCACAGCTGCAGCAACAACAACCGAAGCGCTGGcctcaacaaccacagctgctccaacaacCACCACAGCTGCACAAACTACAACAAGAGCTTCTCCTTCAACAACCAgagcttctcccacaacaaccacagcttctcccacaacaaccacagctcctaccacaacaa ctcctaccacagcaaccacagctcctaccacaacaaccacagcttatcccacaacaaccacagttgCAGCTACAACAACCGAAGTGCTGGcctcaacaaccacagctgctccaacaacaaccacagctgcacaAACTACAACaacagcttctcccacaacaaccacagcttctcccacaacaaccacagcttctcccacaacaaccacagcttctccaacaacaaccacagctcctaccACAACAA cttatcccacaacaaccacagttgCAGCTACAACAACAAGAGCTGCAGCAACAACATCCGAAGTGCTGGCCTcgacaaccacagctgctccaacaaTAACCACAGCTCCACAAACTTCAACAACAGCTTATCCCACAACAACCgcagcttctcccacaacaaccacatcttctcccacaacaaccacagcttctcccacaacaaccacagcttatcccacaacaaccacagttgCAGCTACAACAACAAGAGCTGCAGCAACAACATCCGAAGTGCTGGcctcaacaaccacagctgctccaacaacaaccacagctgcacaAACTACAACaacagcttctcccacaacaaccacagcttctcccacaacaaccacagaatcgcccacaacaaccacagttgCAGCTACAACCACCACAGCTGCAGCAACAACAACCGAAGCGCTGGcctcaacaaccacagctgctccaacaacCACCACAGCTGCACAAACTACAACAAGAGCTTCTCCTTCAACAACCAgagcttctcccacaacaaccacagcttctcccacaacaaccacagctcctaccacaacaa ctcctaccacagcaaccacagctcctaccacaacaaccacagcgtatcccacaacaaccacagttgCAGCTACAACAACCGAAGTGCTGGcctcaacaaccacagctgctccaacaacaaccacagctgcacaAACTACAACaacagcttctcccacaacaaccacagcttctcccacaacaaccacagcttctcccacaacaaccacagcttctccaacaacaaccacagctcctaccACAACAA cttatcccacaacaaccacagttgCAGCTACAACAACAAGAGCTGCAGCAACAACATCCGAAGTGCTGGcctcaacaaccacagctgctccaacaacaaccacagctgctccaacaacaaccacagctccaCAAACTTCAACAACAGCTTATCCCACAACAACCgcagcttctcccacaacaaccacatcttctcccacaacaaccacagcttctcccacaacaaccacagcttatcccacaacaaccacagttgCAGCTACAACAACAAGAGCTGCAGCAACAACATCCGAAGTGCTGGcctcaacaaccacagctgctccaacaacaaccacagctgcacaAACTACAACaacagcttctcccacaacaaccacagcttctcccacaacaaccacagaatctcccacaacaaccacagttgCAGCTACAACCACCACAGCTGCAGCAACAACAACCGAAGCGCTGGcctcaacaaccacagctgctccaacaacCACCACAGCTGCACAAACTACAACaacagcttctcccacaacaaccacagcttctcccacaacaaccacagcttctcccacaacaaccacagcttctccaacaacaaccacagctcctaccACAACAAGCACAGCTGCACAAACGATAACCACAGCTGCACAATCgacaaccacagcttctcccacaaAAACCACAgtttctcccacaacaaccacaattgCAGCTACAACCACCACAGCTGCAGAAACAACAACCGAAGTGCTGGCCTCAAgaaccacagctgctccaacaacaactacagctgcacAAACGACAACAACAGCTTCTCCCACAACTACATCTTCTCCCACAACAGCCACAGTTGCAGCGACAACATCCACTGCTGCAGCAACAACAACCGAAGTGCCGGCCTCAaaaaccacagctgctccaacaacaaccacagttgcacaaacaacaacagcttctcccacaacaaccacagcttctcccacaacaaccacagaatctcccacaaccacagcttctcccacaacaaccgcAGTTACAGCTACAACATCCACTGCTGCAGCAACAACAACCGAAGTGCTGGcctcaacaaccacagctgcaccaacaacaaccacagctgcagaAACTACAACAACAGCTTCTCCCACAACTACATCTTCTCCCACAACAGCCACAGTTGCAGCGACAACATCCACTGCTGCAGCAACAACAACCGAAGTGCTGGCCTTAACGACCACAGCTGCTCCAACAGCAATCACAgattctcccacaacaaccacagcttctcccacaacaaccacagcgtcTCACACAACAACCACAGTTTCTCTCATAACAACCACAGCGTctcccacaacaacaacagcttctcccacaacaaccacagcttctgccacaacaaccacagaatATCCCacaaccacagcttctcccacaacaaccacagttgcagctacaacaacaacagctgCAGCAACAACAACCGAAGTGCTGGcctcaacaaccacagctgctccatcAACAACCAGAGCTTCTCCCACAACAAAaacagcttctcccacaacaaccacagcttctctCATAACAACCACAGcgactcccacaacaaccacagcttctcccaTAGCAATCACAgattctcccacaacaaccacagcttctcccacaacagcaacattttctcccacaacaaccacagcttctctCATAACAACCGCAGCTTCTCCCACATCAACCACAGTTACAGCTACAACATCCACTGCTGCAGCAACAACAACCGAA ttgcagctacaacaaccacagctgcagcAACAACAACCGAAGTGCTGGcctcaacaaccacagctgctccatcAACAACCACAGCTGAACAAACTACAACAACAGc CTTCTCTCATAACAACCACAGcgtctcccacaacaaccacagcttctcccacaacaaccacagttaCAGCTACAACATCCACTGCTGCAGCAACAACAACCGAAGTGCTGGcctcaacaaccacagctgcaccaacaacaaccacagctacagAAACTACAACAACAGCTTCTCCCACAACTACatcttctcccacaacaaccacagttgCAGCCACAACATCCACTGCTGCAGCAACAACAACCGAAGTGCTGGCCTTAACGACCACAGCTGCTCCAACAGCAATCACAGATTCTCCctcaacaaccacagcttctcccacaacaaccacagcgtctcccacaacaaccacagtttCTCTCATAACAACCACAGcgtctcccacaacaaccacagctgctccaacaacaaccacagctgcacaAGCTACAAAAACAGCTTCTCCCACAACTACatcttctcccacaacaaccacagttgCAGCGACAACAACAAGAGCTGCAGAAACAACAACCGAAGTGCTGGCCTTAACGACCACAGCTGCTCCAACAGCAATCACAGATTCTCTCAAAACAACCACAGCTTATCCCACAACAAAaacagcttctcccacaacaaccacagcttctctCATAACAACCACAGCTTATCCCACAACAAAaacagcttctcccacaacaaccacagcttctctCATAACAACCACAGcgtctcccacaacaaccacagcttctccaacaacaaccacagttgCAGCGACAACAACAAGAGCTGCAGCAACAACAACCGAAGTGCTGGcctcaacaaccacagctgctccaacaacaaccacagctgcacaaacgacaaccacagcttctcccacaacaaccacagttgCAGCTACAACAACAAAAGCTGCAGCAACAACAACCGAAGCTCTGAcctcaacaaccacagctgctccaacaGCAATCACAGACTCTCCCACAGcaaccacagcttctcccacaacaaccacagctgctccaacaacaaTCACAGATTCACCCACAACAACTACATCCGTCTCAACAAAAACAGCTGCTCACCAAACAACCACAGAAACCCCAATGACATACACAGCTGCAGCTTTGACGAGTACAGCTGTGGCTACAAAAAGCACAGCTACACCAACGACAACCACAACTCAACCTACAGTGACCACAGATGCTACCACAATGACCTTAGCTTCACCATCGACAACCACAGCTGCACCTACTGCAACAACAGCTTCTCTCACAACAACTACAGATGCAACAACAATTCCTGTAACAACAACAGCAGCTCCAACAACAACAGAAGCCCCAACAACAACACCAGCTGctactacaacaaccacagctgcaccAACGACAACCACAGCTCCACCTACGGCGACAACTGCCACTACCACAATGAGCTCAGATTCACCTTCGACATCCACAGCTGCACCTACAGCAACaacagcttctcccacaacaaccacagctgtacCAACGGCAATAACATTCCCTCTCACAACAACAATGGctccaacaacaacagcagctccAAAAACATCACCAGCTGCACCAACAATAACCACAGCTCTACCTACATCGACCACAGATGCTTCCACACCAAACTCAGCTTCACCTTCAACAACCACAACAGCAACTACAGCAACAGCAGCTTctctcacaacaaccacagctgcaccTACTGCAACAACAGCTTCTCTCACAACAACTACAGATGCAACAACAATTCCTGTAACAACAACAATGgcttcaacaacaacagcagctccAACAACAACAGAAGCCTCAACAACAACACCAGCTGCTACTACAACAAACACAGCTGCACCAACGACAACCACAGCTCCAGCTACAATGACCACAGCAGCTCCCACAACAGCCACAGCATCATCTTCgactaccactgctgctgctactgccacCACTGCCGCCCTCAAAATGACCACAGTGtctgccacaacaaccacagctactcACACAACAAACACAGCTGA